The segment AGCCATCGGGACCGAATTGGGTGTGCAGGGGGCCGAGGCCGAGTTCTACCTGGGCTTCGACGACGGCGTCGAAATCCAACACCGGCACGCCGTAGTCGTCCGATGTCCACTTCTCGTTGGCGATAGCGTCCTGGATTTTGCTCCAGCTATAGACGGTGACGTGCGGGTCAAGTTTGCCACTGATGACGAAGTACTCGCCACCGGGGGCCACATCGACGCCGTGTGGGCTTTTGGGTTCCGGCGCGAAGTAAAGCAACCCCTCGGCAATGGCGGTGTCGAGCATGATGACGGGGAAGCCGTTGATCTCGGTTGTTTTGCCGGCAGCGGCGATTTCGGCGGCTTTGTTCAGGTTGATGATGTGCAGGTAGTCCATATCGCGCTGGCTGGCGCCCGACTCAAACGGGGCGTTGCCGTCTTCGACGCCACCCGTGGCCATTTCCGTATTGAACGAGTTGCAGAAAATCCATCCATCGCTGACTAATTTGCCGGCATCACACAAGTCTTGCCAGTAGGGAGGCAGCTCCAGGGCAAACGATTGACCGGGGACAATACGTCCGGCGGCGCGGTCGAATTTCCAGATGGTGACCATGCCGCGGTAATCCTCGGCATAGTTGTCAAGCGAGCTGTACGCCCCACCGAGCGGCGCGGCGTACTGTCCACCCTCGATCACCCAGTCGGTGTTGGGCGTGACAAACGTGCCGCCGTGATCGTTGACGGCAATAGGATTCTTGATAATCTGTTTGGTTTCAAAATCCTTGAGGTCAATGAGGGCGATACGAGCGTTGGCCTTGTCGTTGATGAAAAGGAATTGACCGTCGTAGTCGCCGCCTGTTTCACTGAGGGCGGGGTGATGGGTATCGCCCCAAAGCACTTCCCGGCCATTGACGTTGCCGCCTTGCAGCACTTCCATCGTGCCGCTCGCGCCGTAACCATACCCTTGCCACGGTTCGGGGGTAAAAACGGCAATTTTCTTGAGGATGCGCATGGATGGCATACCAATAACATACACCTGACCGGAGTGACCCCCTGAGGAAAACATGATGTATTCGTCATGTGTTCCTGAGGGGGTATAGGTTTTGAGAGCGGCAGCGACATCTTCGGGAGTCAGGCCGCGGGCTTCGATAATGGCGTTGGTATCAGCCGATAATCCCGCGGATGTCTCCTCGTCTTGACGGCAACTGGCAACTGAGGCCAGCAATCCCACTGTCAAGATGATGAGCAACCATAGGAAGGGTCGGCGCAAGATCGGGTAGGGTTTCATGATCATATCTCCGTTTACTGGTTCTTCTCTGGGCAGAACTGCCCTCTGACATAGTTACATACACCGTAACTGTAAGGGAGAAATGACCTTTCTTCTTTGCGCTGGCGCAAATACGAACGCCATGATATGAAATTGGTTTGATCAGGAGAGGGGGGAAGTTGCCGGCAGCGTTACGGGTGCTTGCGCGGGAGGTGATTGGGCAAATCTTCGGCCACGGCAACGATTTCATGCGGTTGGACCAGCACCACCTGCTCGCGCCCCGTGGTGATCCAGCCGGCCTTTTCCCACTGCGACAGTGTGCGGCTGGTTGTATAGAGCGTTGTTCCGGTCATTTCCGCGAGAGCCTGACGGGAGAGCGACAAGTCAATGAGAATACCATCCGCCGTTTTGCGGCCAAGCTGCCGCACCAGCCGCAAGAGGGCGCGGGCAATGCGTCGCTCGACGCGCTCCGTCGCTAACTCGCGGAAGCGGTCAGAGATATTCAGGAAGTGGTTGGCGATTATTTCAAGACCGTTAAGGGCGAGTTGTGGATAGCGGAGCATGAACTGTTTGGTGGTGGCGGCATCCCAGCAGAGCAGGTCGCATTGGTCGAGGGTTTCGGCGGAAACCGGGTATGACATGCCGCTTAACACGGCGATGATGCCGAAGCCCTCACCTGGGGTGACGTGGTGAACAATAACCTGATGCCCTTCCGCCGTGATCTGCTGCAGTCGGATTTGCCCCTGGCGCAAAATATAAAACAGATCGGCGGGATCGTCCTGATGGAACAGGTAGATACCGGCGGCAGCCTGGTGCGCGCGCCCGTATCCTAGAAATGCTTCAACCTCATCAAGCTGCAAACCGTGCAGGAACCCGCAGCGGCGCACGATCAGTTCACGCTCATCAATCATAGGCCCAATCGTAGCATAATTCGCGCCCAGACGCCCCTACAAATCTTGATGATTCCCGGACGGATCAGACCCCGCTCCCCCATCTGGAAAAGCGGTTTTTCAGTCGCCACGGGTGTGGTGTGCTCAGGACTGACGATGAAATAAAGGACGGAATGGCATCGTCAGTTTGAAGACCCGGTAAGGAAACAACTTCGTTGTCTTCTTGAATTTCCGTTCCTTAATCATGACCTTCTGGCGCACGCAGCGCCGGGGAAATGCGGCGTAGGAGAAGGGTTGCCCTGCGACTGAAGCTGTAGCTGGTTTGTAACTTGCTTGTGTCAGAATAGGGACTGCCGGGGCGGGTCTTGGGACGTGCCGGCATTTCTAATTCAACTCCCAGGAGTAAGCGAGACGGAACACAATGAAATTTCAAGGAAAAGTGTGCCTGGTTACAGGAGGCGCGGCGGGCATTGGCCGCGCTACGGCGGCAAAATTCCTGGCGGAGGGAGCCAGCGTCGTGATTTGTGACGTGAATGAAGCAGCGGGGCAGGCCGCGGCGGCGGCGTTGGGAGCGGGCGCGCGCTTTGATGTCGTCAATGTGGCGGATAGCGCGGCGGTGCAGGCGTGGGTAGCGGATGTGGCGGCGGCGTATGGGCGGATCGATGTGTTGGTGAACAATGCCGGCATCACCCGCGACGCCCAACTCATCAAATACAAAAACGGCGCAGTCGTGGACCAGATGTCCGCGGCCGCCTGGGACGCCGTCATCAACGTCAACCTCAAAGGCGTCTTCAACTGCACCCAGGCCGTCGTTCCCATCATGATTGCCCAGGGCGGCGGCGTCATCCTCAACGCCTCCTCCGTCGTTGGCCTCTACGGCAACTTCGGACAAACCAACTACGTCGCCACCAAAGCGGGCGTCATCGGCATGACCAAAGTATGGGCGCGGGAACTGGGCAAGTACCACATCCGCGTCAACGCCGTGGCCCCCGGTTTCATCGGGACGGAAATGGTGCAGGCCATGCCGGAAAAAGTGCTGGCCGTCATGCGCGAACACACCCCCATTGGCCGCCTGGGCGAACCGGTGGACATCGCCAACGCCTACGCCTTTCTCGCCTCCGACGAAGCCAGCTTCATCACCGGCGCGGTCCTCAGCGTCGATGGCGGCATCGTCATTGGGACGTGAGAGGGGCGAGTGGTGAGTGGCGAGTGGCGAGTGGTGAGTGGCTGTCCACCAACCACTGACCACCAACCACTGACTACCAACCACCAACTATCCACTACAAACTAACCTTATGACCCGATATGTGCGGATTTTGAGTACGGGGCGGTATGTGCCGGAGAAGGTGCTGCCCAATGCCTATTTTGATGCGCTCTTCCCGGAGCGCGATATTGATGGCTGGCTGACGCGGAACGTGGGCATCCGCGAGCGGCATGTGATGGCTGCGGAGGAGGCGACGAGCGACCTGGCGCTGCACGCGGCGCGGCAGGCGTTGGCGCGCGCTGGCTTGCGCGCCGCCGACCTCGATCTGATCATTGTGGCTACGGATACGCCTGATTTCATCAGCCCGGCGACGGCGACGGTGTTACAGGAGAAGCTGCGGCAGGTGGAAGGCGTGGGGTCGGGGTGGAATGCCGGCACGTTTGACCTCAACTGTGCCTGCGCCGGCTGGGTGACCGCCCTGGACACCGCCGCCCGCCACATCCTCACCGACGCGGACACCAACCACGTCCTTGTCGTGGGGGCATACGGCATGAGTCGTTTTGTGGATTACACCGACCACAAGACTTGCACCCTCTTTGCCGATGGCGCGGGAGCCGTCGTTCTCGGCGTGGGCGATGCGCCCGGTTTCCTCGCCAGCAAAATCGTGGCCTACGGCGGCTACTACGACGCCCTGGGCATCTACACGGGGGGTGTTGCCTGTCCGACGACGCCTGTTAGCGAAAATGCCGGCATACCCCGCGTGCAGTTCGTCAAAAAATTCCCCCCCACCTTCAACTCCGACAACTGGCCGACCCTCATTCGCGCCACCGTCGCCAAAGCGGGCTTCACCGTAGACGACGTGGCCTTCTTCGTCTTCACGCAGCTCAACCTGAACACCATCAAAGAAACGATGGCGATCCTGGAGCAGCCGCTGACCAAAACCCATTGGGTGATGGACAAATGGGGCTACACCGGCTCCGCCTGCATCCCCATGGCTCTGGATGACGCCCTGGAGCAAGGCCGTGGCCCCCATCCCGGCGACCTGGTACTCTTCTGCGCCAGCGGCGGCGGCATCTCCATGGCCGTGAGTTTGTGGCGGTGGTGAAGTTGACGGTTGGCGGAAGGGTATTTCTTTAGATCAGCCTCCAAGAATGAACCAACCTCTTGTGACCAACCAATCTTGCTAATCATCAACGACTATGTTCATCGGCGACTATCTCGGACGACGGGCTATTTATTCTCCAGAGCGGCTGGCGGTGGTGGATGCCGGCAAAAATCCCCCCTGGCGGCTCACGTATGCGGAAATGAACGAGCGGGCCAATCGGCTGGCAAGCTGGCTGCGCCAGGTTGCCGGCATTCAACCGGGAGACCGCGTCGCCATTCTGGCGCGGGACGGTGTGGAGCATCTGGACACCTTCTTTGCCTGCGGCAAGCTGGGGGCGATCCACACAGCCTTAAACTGGCGGCTGCATTGGCGGGAAAATGCCGGCATTCTCGCCCAAACCACCCCCACCGTCCTCATCTACTCCCACGACTTCCTCCCCGCCGTCACCCAAATCCAGCAACACCTCGCCGCCCACGCCATCCCCCACATGCTGCACCTGGATGGCGAAGGCGCGCCCGGCAGCGCCCACTTTGAAACCATCCTGCAAGCCGGCAGCCCCGCCCCCATTGCCACCGAAACCGTCAACGAAGAAACCATAGCCGCCCTCATCTTCACCGGCGGCACCACCGGCCTCCCCAAAGCGGCGCAAATCTCCCACCGCATGATCGCCTGGAACACCCTCAACACCATCATCCACGATCTGCACCACGACGACACCTACCTCAACGTCTTCCCCCTCTTCCACACCGGCGGCCTCTTCGTCTACACCCTGCCCAACGTCATCCTCGGCGGCACAACCATCCTCACGCGCCAGTTCGACCCCGACCAGATTCTCACCCTCATTGAGCAGGAACAGGTCACGCTCTTCGCCGGCGTGCCCACCATGTACCAAATGCTCACCCAGGCCGGCCGCTGGGCCTCGGCCAACCTGGCGTCGCTGCGTTTCTGCACCAGCGGCGGCGCGCCGCTGCCCGTGCCCCTGGCGCAAAAATACATAGCGGAAAAGGGGGTGCGCTTCAAGCAAGGTTTTGGCATGACGGAGTTTGGCCCCGGTATTTTCGCGCTGGCTGCTGAGGATGCCGTGGATCATGCCGGCAGCATTGGCCGCCCCAACTTCTACATAGACGCACGCATCGTTGATGATGACAACCGGCCATTGCCCCCCAACGAGGTAGGCGAACTGGTCCTGAAAGGTCCCAGCCAATCCTCCGGCTACTTCCATGACCCTGAAGCCAGCGCCGCCGCCGTGGATGAAGCCGGCTGGTTCCACACAGGGGACATGGCGCGGCGCGATGCGGACTGGTATTTCACCATCGTGGACCGCAAAAAGGACATGTTTATTTCCGGCGGGGAGAACGTCTATCCGGCGGAAATTGAGGCGGTGCTGTATCAACATCCCGCGGTGCATATGTGCGCGGTCATTGGCTTGCCGGATGCGCGATGGGGAGAGGTGGGCCTGGCCTGCGTGGTGCTGCAGCCGGGAGAGGCCGTCACGGCAGAGGCGCTGCTGGCCTTCCTGGGGGCACGTCTGGCGCGTTATAAAGTGCCCCGGCGCGTGGAGATTTTGCCCGAACTGCCGGTATCGGCTGCCGGCAAAATCCTCAAACGGGAGCTGAAAAATCGCTTCAGCCCTCCGTCTACCTGACAAAATGACCGTCCGATAATAACCTCACGCTCTATTACGGACGGTTACTGACAAGTTATCCACGATGGCCGCTATCGTAGATAGCCGCTATCGTAGATAGCCGCTATCATGGATAGCCGCTATCATGGATAGCCGCTGTCATGGATAGCCGCTGTCCGCACATTTTCGCGGATTTAATGGCGGACAGCCACAAAGGAATCGTCGTGGAACAGGAACAACCCAGAAAAAAAAAGCGGCGTCGGATTAGCGACGAGGCCGTGCGAGATACTATTTTGCAGTTGTGCGCAGCGGCGGGCGCGACCGGCGCAGTCGATCCCGGAGAAGTGGCACGGGCGCTCTATCCTGAGGCGTGGCAATCACTGCTGCCGCGCGTGCGCCTCACGGCCAAAAAACTGGCCCTGTCCGGATACATCCTCATTTTGCGCAAGGGGAAGCCCGCGGACCCGAATGAATTTAAGGGCGTGATCAAGCTGCGTCTGGGAGATATACCATTTCCCGAAGAAGAAACCCCCTAGAACTGGCTGCCCCCTCTGGCGAAGGACGCTTTGCCGGTGCGCCACGCCTTTGATAGCCTTGTCCGCTCTAAACAGACCCCTGCACTTCGGTGGAGGTTGTTTGCTGAAACCATTTGTCCAACGCCTTGCGAGAAAAGCGCCAGGTTCCACCGAATTTGCGTCCAGGCAACCGCCCGTCTTGCGCGAGGCGGTAAACGGTGGATTCGGCCAACTTCAGGTAAGAGGAAACCTCTTTCACCGTCATGACATTGTCGTCATAGTCATTGTCGTTCATTTCCTAATACTCCTACAATTGCAATGAATGCGAGTAAATAGTTACCACCGTCTTCCCAGAAGCCATATTGATGCGAAGTGATTTGAATGGCGAGACGCTTTTGGCCTAAATCGAGCTTCCAGGAAGGTTTGTCGGTACATGCCGCCACCATCTTCCCGGAAGCTATTTGATCGGAGACGCCAGCGTAACGTCTCAATGTTGGTTTAGCACAGAGTACGATCCAGGATGACGCGCCCGGCTTTCCCCATGTCTTGATATGCTTAACTCTCACGTATTTTAAGGGCAAACTTCGATTATTGCTTATCTTTATGCGTTTTTTGCGGCAACTTTCCCCCTTTGCCGGCATCATTCCCCCTCCCCTCTTCAAAAACACGGGTCAATACGCGCAAGAATCAGACTAAAAACGCCAATAAACGCTTGAAATGATAGATTTAGAGAGAAAAAAGTTCAAAGAAGATTGACCTCTATTCATATTTATTCTATACTGTGGCTGCGTTTCAGCCGTTAACATTGTCATAGTGTTGTCTACTGTGATGAAGGGGACACCTCGGGAGGAAAGGAATGGAACCAGATCGAGAACAGATCAGGCGGGAGATTGAGTCAGTGCGTGTGCTTTTCGATATTTCGCTGGATGAAGAATTTTCGGGCCTACTCCTCAATCTCATTGCGGAAAACACAGAACGGGGACGCCTGGCGAGGTATTTGGACAAAGAGGCGGATACCAGTCTCGTCCAATATATCCGGCTGGTCATTCGTAATTATCGAGAGCAGCACAAGCGAGTTGAAGGACTACAAATCGGGCGAGATTCAACGCTGTGGGAAACACTGTACGGCCAGGTGCGTTCTTGGGTGTACGATTACCTCTGCCGGCACGGGTTCATGCCCAACGAAGGCACTTTTCGCCTGGTCGATGATTACACTTCATTCACCGTCGAAGAACTGCTGCTGTCACACTTCCCATACGACATTGACTTCGACCGCTGGGCGCGTACGCTGGCGCAGAACACCTGTAGCAAGTATATTGCCAGGGCGATGCGCCAGAAGCGCGCACCCGATCGCCATCAAGTGGGCCTGGAGCAGTGGCATCCCGCCTCATCGGCCAGCGTTCATGAAGAGTGGCTGCTGATCGACGAGGCCACCGAAGAGATGAAGCAGCTGCTCTGGAAACTCCCTGGCAGTTTCCGCACGGTGCTGCTACTTCGTTATTACGAGAGTCTCGACTACGTCGAAATCGCCGAGGTCATGGGGCGCAGTTTGAAGGCTGTTTACAATCTTCATTTCAAGGCAATTGCCCGACTGAGGGAAATTTTGCCGGCAAACGAGTATAATACTCTACATGGAAGCAAACAATCCGGCAAACGACCTTCGCGCCAAGATGATCTACTTGCGCGCCCAACTCACCCAGAAGACCCCCAATAAGTCTCTACTGGCGCAGTTACGCGCACACCTGGCGGCTGTCGGCATTTCCCCGGAAGAAACGTCACCCACCGACATGGAATCGCTTGACCTGCTGGCGCAGCAGGCGCTGGATGGCGTTGACATTCCCGCCCAGCATCCCGCTTTCTTCTATCAGCTTCTGGTCAACCCGGAACTCCGCCGGGCGTTTTTGGATGCATTGGAAGCGTTGGAGCAGATGAATGCCGGCAAGTCCCCCCTCCAACCTCCTCCCGCCCCCGCCTCCCTAGAATTCTTGACGAAAGTCCCCCCAAAACCGACCATCCAATGGTGGCGTCAGCAAAAATGGCGCGTTACCTGGCAGCAGACCGCCGCGCAACTCCAGTCCATCTTCTTTCCCCCGGCTGCCCTCAGCGCCCACCGTGCCGTTGACCCCGCCGGTGACGCGCAATACCTCCTCTTCCGCAGCCAGGCGCGCGTGGAAAACCAACTGCTCGACGTTTCTCTGGATGCCGTCTACCACCCAGATGAAAATAGCCTCCATTTAATCCTGTCCGTCGGACAGAGTGGTGTGGACGCCCCCTTGTTTGTCACCCTGCGCTGGGGAGACTATGAGCAAACCCTGCCCCTTTCCGCTCAGCCGCTCTCCTTCCCCCCCCTACCCATCACCGACGTGCTTGACGTCTCGGGAGACCACATTATCGGCCCGCTGCATTTGCAGATAGACGCCGCCGCCCCCGAAGCCTGACACCTGTGTGCCTGCCTCAAGCGGAGATAGACGCTTCCACGCGCGGGTGGGGAATCTCCACCAGCAGCATCGCCCCGCCATCCGGCAAATTTCGCAGCCGCAAACGCCCCCCCAACAGAGCCACGCGCTCGCTGATCCCCAGCAACCCATAATGCCCTTGTGACGACAAAGCGGCCAGATCAAAATCCCCCGGCAACCCCTGCCCATTGTCCACAATAGAAACCAACAGCGTGCGCGGCGTCGTATGCTGCAACGAAACCGTCACCGCCGTGGCCCCCGCGTGGCGGCGCACATTGCTCAACCCTTCCTGCACTATGCGAAAAATCGACAACTCAATGGCTTCCGGCAGGCGACCCACGTTGGCGTTCATCTCCAGTTTCACCTGCACGCCCGTACGCTCGCTCCAATCGCGGGTGAAACTGAGTAGCGCCGCCCCCACGCCAAAGCTGTCAATGGTCGGCGGGCGCAAGTTGCCGCAAATACGGCGCACATCCTCCACCAACTCCCGAATACTATGGCGAATATCCCCGACCTCTTCCTGCTGCTCAGGCGTGATGGTCTCGTCCGTTTCGATCTCTTCCAGGCGATAATTGATGCTGAGCATATCCTGGATCACTTCGTCATGCAGCTCGCGCGCCAGATGCTTGCGCTCCTCCTCCCGTTCCGTGAGCAGGCGGCGCTGCGCGTCCTGCAAGGCCAGGTTCGCCTGATCCAGCGCCCGCACCTGCTTGCCCAACTCCTGCACAAGCTGCCG is part of the Ardenticatenales bacterium genome and harbors:
- the nosZ gene encoding Sec-dependent nitrous-oxide reductase — translated: MKPYPILRRPFLWLLIILTVGLLASVASCRQDEETSAGLSADTNAIIEARGLTPEDVAAALKTYTPSGTHDEYIMFSSGGHSGQVYVIGMPSMRILKKIAVFTPEPWQGYGYGASGTMEVLQGGNVNGREVLWGDTHHPALSETGGDYDGQFLFINDKANARIALIDLKDFETKQIIKNPIAVNDHGGTFVTPNTDWVIEGGQYAAPLGGAYSSLDNYAEDYRGMVTIWKFDRAAGRIVPGQSFALELPPYWQDLCDAGKLVSDGWIFCNSFNTEMATGGVEDGNAPFESGASQRDMDYLHIINLNKAAEIAAAGKTTEINGFPVIMLDTAIAEGLLYFAPEPKSPHGVDVAPGGEYFVISGKLDPHVTVYSWSKIQDAIANEKWTSDDYGVPVLDFDAVVEAQVELGLGPLHTQFGPDGYAYTSLFLDTAVARWTLGGDYDKLNDDPPWSLVQKTPVQYNVGHIAAAEGDTVSPDGQYLVSLNKWAVDRFANVGPLLPQNFQLIDISQPGTTMPVLYDMPIPDGEPHYAQIIKADKLQPWEVYPEIGWNPHTGAVDPNAVQLGEERIERNGNEVEIWMTAVRSHFTPEHVEIKQGDHVIWHITNVERAYDATHGFSIPAYNINLSIEPGEAVTFEFDATDDGVFSYYCTEFCSALHLEMVGYLLIEP
- a CDS encoding Crp/Fnr family transcriptional regulator is translated as MIDERELIVRRCGFLHGLQLDEVEAFLGYGRAHQAAAGIYLFHQDDPADLFYILRQGQIRLQQITAEGHQVIVHHVTPGEGFGIIAVLSGMSYPVSAETLDQCDLLCWDAATTKQFMLRYPQLALNGLEIIANHFLNISDRFRELATERVERRIARALLRLVRQLGRKTADGILIDLSLSRQALAEMTGTTLYTTSRTLSQWEKAGWITTGREQVVLVQPHEIVAVAEDLPNHLPRKHP
- the fabG gene encoding 3-oxoacyl-ACP reductase FabG, with translation MKFQGKVCLVTGGAAGIGRATAAKFLAEGASVVICDVNEAAGQAAAAALGAGARFDVVNVADSAAVQAWVADVAAAYGRIDVLVNNAGITRDAQLIKYKNGAVVDQMSAAAWDAVINVNLKGVFNCTQAVVPIMIAQGGGVILNASSVVGLYGNFGQTNYVATKAGVIGMTKVWARELGKYHIRVNAVAPGFIGTEMVQAMPEKVLAVMREHTPIGRLGEPVDIANAYAFLASDEASFITGAVLSVDGGIVIGT
- a CDS encoding ketoacyl-ACP synthase III, which produces MTRYVRILSTGRYVPEKVLPNAYFDALFPERDIDGWLTRNVGIRERHVMAAEEATSDLALHAARQALARAGLRAADLDLIIVATDTPDFISPATATVLQEKLRQVEGVGSGWNAGTFDLNCACAGWVTALDTAARHILTDADTNHVLVVGAYGMSRFVDYTDHKTCTLFADGAGAVVLGVGDAPGFLASKIVAYGGYYDALGIYTGGVACPTTPVSENAGIPRVQFVKKFPPTFNSDNWPTLIRATVAKAGFTVDDVAFFVFTQLNLNTIKETMAILEQPLTKTHWVMDKWGYTGSACIPMALDDALEQGRGPHPGDLVLFCASGGGISMAVSLWRW
- a CDS encoding long-chain fatty acid--CoA ligase, coding for MFIGDYLGRRAIYSPERLAVVDAGKNPPWRLTYAEMNERANRLASWLRQVAGIQPGDRVAILARDGVEHLDTFFACGKLGAIHTALNWRLHWRENAGILAQTTPTVLIYSHDFLPAVTQIQQHLAAHAIPHMLHLDGEGAPGSAHFETILQAGSPAPIATETVNEETIAALIFTGGTTGLPKAAQISHRMIAWNTLNTIIHDLHHDDTYLNVFPLFHTGGLFVYTLPNVILGGTTILTRQFDPDQILTLIEQEQVTLFAGVPTMYQMLTQAGRWASANLASLRFCTSGGAPLPVPLAQKYIAEKGVRFKQGFGMTEFGPGIFALAAEDAVDHAGSIGRPNFYIDARIVDDDNRPLPPNEVGELVLKGPSQSSGYFHDPEASAAAVDEAGWFHTGDMARRDADWYFTIVDRKKDMFISGGENVYPAEIEAVLYQHPAVHMCAVIGLPDARWGEVGLACVVLQPGEAVTAEALLAFLGARLARYKVPRRVEILPELPVSAAGKILKRELKNRFSPPST
- a CDS encoding DUF3253 domain-containing protein, whose protein sequence is MADSHKGIVVEQEQPRKKKRRRISDEAVRDTILQLCAAAGATGAVDPGEVARALYPEAWQSLLPRVRLTAKKLALSGYILILRKGKPADPNEFKGVIKLRLGDIPFPEEETP
- a CDS encoding helix-turn-helix domain-containing protein → MNDNDYDDNVMTVKEVSSYLKLAESTVYRLAQDGRLPGRKFGGTWRFSRKALDKWFQQTTSTEVQGSV
- a CDS encoding sigma-70 family RNA polymerase sigma factor translates to MEPDREQIRREIESVRVLFDISLDEEFSGLLLNLIAENTERGRLARYLDKEADTSLVQYIRLVIRNYREQHKRVEGLQIGRDSTLWETLYGQVRSWVYDYLCRHGFMPNEGTFRLVDDYTSFTVEELLLSHFPYDIDFDRWARTLAQNTCSKYIARAMRQKRAPDRHQVGLEQWHPASSASVHEEWLLIDEATEEMKQLLWKLPGSFRTVLLLRYYESLDYVEIAEVMGRSLKAVYNLHFKAIARLREILPANEYNTLHGSKQSGKRPSRQDDLLARPTHPEDPQ